Proteins encoded within one genomic window of Humulus lupulus chromosome 1, drHumLupu1.1, whole genome shotgun sequence:
- the LOC133796616 gene encoding methylthioribose kinase, whose product MAFSEFCPLDEKSLVDYVKAVPALSSKLGDNLDDLTIKEVGDGNLNFVYIVIGSSGSLVIKQALPYIRCIGESWPMTKERAYFEAVTLKEHGRWCPDNVPEVYHFDRTMSLIGMRYLEPPHIILRKGLIAGVEYPLLAEHISNYMANTLFYTSLIYRSTTEHKNAVAEFCGNVELCRLTEQVVFSDPYKVSEYNRWTSPYLDHDAEAVRNDDVLKVEIAELKSKFCERSQALIHGDLHTGSVMVTHDSTQVIDPEFAFYGPMGFDVGAFLGNLILAYFAQDGHAAGENDRKNYKEWILKTIEDMWNLFRKKFTALWDKHKDGSGEAYLPAIYNNSEVQLLVQKKYFDDLFHDTLGFGAAKMIRRIVGVAHVEDLESISDPSKRATCERRALDLAKLLLKERHKFHNIAEIVSAIRSVQ is encoded by the exons ATGGCTTTCTCCGAGTTTTGTCCGTTGGATGAGAAGTCCCTTGTAGATTACGTAAAGGCCGTACCTGCTCTCTCCTCTAAGCTCGGAGACAACCTCGACGATTTGACCATTAAGGAAGTCGGAGACGGTAATCTTAATTTCGTCTACATCGTAATCGGCTCCTCTGGTTCTTTAGTCATCAAGCAG GCTCTGCCGTACATACGCTGTATAGGGGAGTCATGGCCAATGACGAAGGAACGAGCATACTTTGAAGCAGTGACATTAAAAGAGCATGGTCGCTGGTGCCCGGATAATGTTCCCGAAGTTTATCATTTTGACCGCACCATGTCTTTGATTGGCATGCGGTATTTGGAGCCTCCACATATAATCCTAAGAAAAGGGTTGATTGCTGGAGTTGAGTACCCACTGCTGGCTGAACACATATCAAATTACATGGCTAATACTCTTTTTTACACATCACTCATTTATCGTTCCACAACAGAGCACAAAAATGCTG TTGCTGAATTTTGTGGGAACGTGGAGTTATGCAGGCTCACTGAACAGGTTGTTTTCTCTGATCCTTATAAAGTGTCTGAATATAACCGCTGGACTTCCCCTTATCTTGATCATGATGCTGAGGCTGTTCGGAATGATGATGTTTTGAAGGTTGAAATTGCTGAGTTAAAATCCAA GTTCTGTGAGAGATCCCAAGCGCTAATTCATGGAGATCTTCACACTGGCTCTGTGATGGTCACTCATGACTCAACTCAAGTTATAGATCCGGAATTTGCCTTTTATGGAccaatgggttttgatgttggtgCCTTTTTGGGGAACTTGATTTTGGCTTACTTTGCACAAGATGGACATGCTGCTGGTGAAAATGACCGTAAG AATTACAAGGAGTGGATTTTGAAGACAATCGAGGATATGTGGAATCTTTTCCGTAAGAAATTCACAGCTCTTTGGGACAAGCACAAAGATGGTTCTGGCGAGGCCTATCTTCCTGCAATTTATAACAACTCTGAGGTTCAGCTCCTTGTTCAAAAGAAGTATTTTGACGATTTGTTCCATGACACACTTGGATTTGGTGCTGCAAAAATGATAAG GAGAATTGTTGGTGTGGCACATGTTGAGGATTTAGAATCAATTTCTGATCCTAGCAAACGAGCTACATGTGAGAGGCGTGCTCTTGATTTGGCAAAGCTGCTTCTGAAAGAAAGGCATAAGTTTCACAACATTGCTGAAATTGTTTCAGCCATTCGGAGCGTCCAGTAA